The following are encoded together in the Bubalus bubalis isolate 160015118507 breed Murrah chromosome 14, NDDB_SH_1, whole genome shotgun sequence genome:
- the L3MBTL1 gene encoding lethal(3)malignant brain tumor-like protein 1 isoform X1, which translates to MEGHAEMEMLRTLKGPSTGEVSVHLVARDSPGSGSHLPTAAFIIPASSAALGLPSSALDVSCFPREPMHVGTPERAAGSVPVTATVLPQLSTGPAASPSASTVRLLEWTEAAAPPSGSGLRFRISEYAPPNMVGAEQPPSPQLRREGVAEYEDGEAPAGGGGADPQQQADLPQDPPEGPPQDPPEDDGTCPCQACGPQQGAGPDPSSSNDGCPQRFQERSVIVENSSGQNNCTSASELLKPVKKRKHREYQSPSEDESEPEAMEKQEEGKDPEGQPTTNTLESEEWNSSQPASEEKKPGWSWESYLEEQKAIAAPISLFQDYQTVTHNKNGFRLGMKLEGIDPQHPSMYFILTVAEVCGYRLRLHFDGYSECHDFWINANSPDIHPAGWFEKTGHKLQPPKGYKEEEFSWSQYLRSTRAQAAPKHLFVSQSHSPPPLGFQVGMKLEAVDRMNPSLVCVASVTDVVDSRFLVHFDNWDDTYDYWCDSSSPYIHPVGWCQKQGKPLTPPQDYPDPDSFCWEKYLEETGASAVPAWAFKVRPPHSFLVNMKLEAVDRRNPALIRVASVEDVEDHRIKLHFDGWSHAYDFWIDADHPDIHPAGWCSKTGHPLQPPLQPREPSAASPTGCPPLSYRSLPHTRTSKYSFHHRKCPTPGCDGSGHVTGKFTAHHCLSGCPLAERNQSRLKAELSDTEASARKRNLSGFSLRKKPRHHGRCGGQGCGASSPPRPEQALSPCHGPGSSLSRIGRPPKYRKIPQEGFPTLTTDVTHQSLFMSALSAHPDRSLSVCWEQHCKLLPGVAGISASTVAKWTIDEVFGFVQTLTGCEDQARLFKDEMIDGEAFLLLTQADIVKIMSVKLGPALKIYNAILMFKNADDTLK; encoded by the exons GGCCGCCCTGGGTCTGCCCAGCAGTGCCCTGGATGTGTCCTGCTTTCCGCGGGAGCCGATGCACGTGGGCACCCCGGAGCGAGCGGCCGGCAGCGTACCTGTCACAGCCACAGTTCTGCCGCAGTTAAGCACCGGGCCGGCGGCCAGCCCCAGCGCCAGCACAGTGCGGCTCTTGGAGTGGACCGAGGCCGCAGCCCCGCCTTCGGGGAGTGGCCTGCGG TTCCGGATAAGCGAGTACGCGCCGCCGAACATGGTGGGAGCAGAGCAACCCCCAAGCCCACAGCTACGGCGGGAAGGTGTGGCCGAGTACGAAGATGGCGAGGCCCCGGCGGGGGGTGGCGGCGCGGACCCCCAACAGCAGG CGGACCTCCCCCAGGACCCTCCGGAAGGTCCGCCTCAAGACCCACCAGAGGATGATGGCACCTGCCCATGCCAGGCTTGTGGGCCTCAGCAAGGCGCTGGTCCAGATCCTAGTTCCTCCAATGATGGCTGCCCTCAGCGCTTCCAGGAGCG GTCAGTCATAGTGGAGAACTCCTCAGGCCAGAACAACTGCACCAGCGCTTCTGAGCTCCTCAAACCCGTGAAGAAGAGGAAGCACAGGGAATATCAGAGCCCATCCGAGGATGAATCTGAGCCAGAGGCCATG GAGAagcaagaagaaggaaaggatcCAGAGGGACAACCTACCACTAACACCCTAGAAAGTGAGGAATGGAACAGCAGCCAGCCTG CCTCAGAGGAGAAGAAACCAGGCTGGTCGTGGGAATCCTACCTTGAGGAGCAGAAGGCCATCGCTGCCCCCATCAGCCTCTTCCAGGAC TACCAGACAGTCACTCATAACAAGAATGGCTTCAGACTGGGCATGAAGTTGGAAGGCATCGACCCTCAGCACCCGAGCATGTACTTCATCCTCACTGTGGCCGAG GTGTGTGGCTACCGCCTACGTCTGCACTTTGATGGGTATTCCGAGTGCCATGACTTCTGGATCAATGCCAATTCCCCTGACATTCATCCGGCTGGCTGGTTCGAGAAGACGGGGCACAAGCTGCAGCCCCCCAAAG GTTACAAGGAGGAGGAGTTCAGCTGGAGCCAGTACCTGCGCAGCACAAGAGCCCAGGCTGCCCCCAAGCACCTGTTTGTGAGCCAGAGCCAC AGTCCCCCACCCCTGGGCTTCCAGGTGGGCATGAAGCTGGAGGCTGTGGACCGCATGAACCCGTCGCTCGTCTGCGTGGCCAGCGTGACAGACGTGGTGGACAGCCGCTTCCTGGTGCACTTTGACAACTGGGATGACACTTACGACTACTG GTGTGATTCCAGCAGCCCCTACATCCACCCGGTGGGCTGGTGCCAGAAGCAAGGAAAGCCCCTCACCCCTCCACAAG ACTACCCAGACCCTGACAGCttctgttgggagaaatatctggAAGAAACTGGTGCCTCTGCTGTGCCTGCCTGGGCCTTCAAGGTG CGACCCCCACACAGCTTCCTGGTCAACATGAAGCTGGAAGCCGTGGACCGCAGGAACCCAGCCCTAATTCGTGTGGCCAGCGTGGAGGATGTGGAGGATCATCGGATAAAG CTCCACTTTGATGGCTGGAGTCACGCCTATGACTTCTGGATTGATGCTGACCACCCTGACATCCACCCGGCAGGCTGGTGCTCCAAGACGGGACATCCCCTGCAGCCTCCTCTCC AACCCAGAGAGCCCAGTGCTGCCTCCCCCACGGGCTGTCCCCCTCTCAGCTATCGGAGCCTGCCACACACCAGGACCTCCAAGTACAGCTTTCACCACCG GAAGTGCCCCACTCCTGGTTGTGATGGCTCTGGCCACGTCACCGGCAAGTTCACAGCTCACCACTGCCTCTCGGGTTGCCCCCTGGCCGAGAGGAACCAGAGCCGGCTGAAGGCAGAGCTGTCGGACACGGAGGCCTCAGCCCGTAAGAGGAACCTCTCGGGCTTCTCCCTAAGGAAGAAGCCTCGCCATCACGGCCGGTGTGGAGGGCAAGGGTGCGGGGCCTCAAGTCCTCCGAGGCCAGAGCAGGCGCTGAGTCCCTGCCATGGGCCCGGCTCCTCTCTCTCCAGGATCGGGCGCCCTCCAAAGTACCGGAAGATCCCACAGGAAGGTTTTCCAA CGCTGACCACCGACGTCACACACCAGTCCCTCTTCATGTCGGCCCTGTCGGCCCACCCCGACCGTTCGCTGTCCGTGTGCTGGGAGCAGCACTGCAAGCTCCTGCCCGGCGTGGCAGGCATCTCGGCCTCAACAGTCGCCAAGTGGACCATCGATGAG GTCTTCGGCTTTGTTCAGACCCTGACAGGTTGTGAGGACCAAGCGCGGCTCTTCAAGGATGAG ATGATTGACGGCGAGGCCTTCCTTTTGCTGACACAGGCGGACATTGTGAAGATCATGAGCGTCAAGCTGGGCCCAGCCTTGAAGATCTATAACGCCATTCTCATGTTCAAAAACGCCGACGACACCTTAAAGTGA
- the L3MBTL1 gene encoding lethal(3)malignant brain tumor-like protein 1 isoform X3, which yields MEGHAEMEMLRTLKGPSTGEVSVHLVARDSPGSGSHLPTAAFIIPASSAALGLPSSALDVSCFPREPMHVGTPERAAGSVPVTATVLPQLSTGPAASPSASTVRLLEWTEAAAPPSGSGLRFRISEYAPPNMVGAEQPPSPQLRREGVAEYEDGEAPAGGGGADPQQQADLPQDPPEGPPQDPPEDDGTCPCQACGPQQGAGPDPSSSNDGCPQRFQERSVIVENSSGQNNCTSASELLKPVKKRKHREYQSPSEDESEPEAMEKQEEGKDPEGQPTTNTLESEEWNSSQPASEEKKPGWSWESYLEEQKAIAAPISLFQDYQTVTHNKNGFRLGMKLEGIDPQHPSMYFILTVAEVCGYRLRLHFDGYSECHDFWINANSPDIHPAGWFEKTGHKLQPPKGYKEEEFSWSQYLRSTRAQAAPKHLFVSQSHSPPPLGFQVGMKLEAVDRMNPSLVCVASVTDVVDSRFLVHFDNWDDTYDYWCDSSSPYIHPVGWCQKQGKPLTPPQDYPDPDSFCWEKYLEETGASAVPAWAFKVRPPHSFLVNMKLEAVDRRNPALIRVASVEDVEDHRIKLHFDGWSHAYDFWIDADHPDIHPAGWCSKTGHPLQPPLQPREPSAASPTGCPPLSYRSLPHTRTSKYSFHHRKCPTPGCDGSGHVTGKFTAHHCLSGCPLAERNQSRLKAELSDTEASARKRNLSGFSLRKKPRHHGRCGGQGCGASSPPRPEQALSPCHGPGSSLSRIGRPPKYRKIPQEGFPTLTTDVTHQSLFMSALSAHPDRSLSVCWEQHCKLLPGVAGISASTVAKWTIDEVFGFVQTLTGCEDQARLFKDEADIVKIMSVKLGPALKIYNAILMFKNADDTLK from the exons GGCCGCCCTGGGTCTGCCCAGCAGTGCCCTGGATGTGTCCTGCTTTCCGCGGGAGCCGATGCACGTGGGCACCCCGGAGCGAGCGGCCGGCAGCGTACCTGTCACAGCCACAGTTCTGCCGCAGTTAAGCACCGGGCCGGCGGCCAGCCCCAGCGCCAGCACAGTGCGGCTCTTGGAGTGGACCGAGGCCGCAGCCCCGCCTTCGGGGAGTGGCCTGCGG TTCCGGATAAGCGAGTACGCGCCGCCGAACATGGTGGGAGCAGAGCAACCCCCAAGCCCACAGCTACGGCGGGAAGGTGTGGCCGAGTACGAAGATGGCGAGGCCCCGGCGGGGGGTGGCGGCGCGGACCCCCAACAGCAGG CGGACCTCCCCCAGGACCCTCCGGAAGGTCCGCCTCAAGACCCACCAGAGGATGATGGCACCTGCCCATGCCAGGCTTGTGGGCCTCAGCAAGGCGCTGGTCCAGATCCTAGTTCCTCCAATGATGGCTGCCCTCAGCGCTTCCAGGAGCG GTCAGTCATAGTGGAGAACTCCTCAGGCCAGAACAACTGCACCAGCGCTTCTGAGCTCCTCAAACCCGTGAAGAAGAGGAAGCACAGGGAATATCAGAGCCCATCCGAGGATGAATCTGAGCCAGAGGCCATG GAGAagcaagaagaaggaaaggatcCAGAGGGACAACCTACCACTAACACCCTAGAAAGTGAGGAATGGAACAGCAGCCAGCCTG CCTCAGAGGAGAAGAAACCAGGCTGGTCGTGGGAATCCTACCTTGAGGAGCAGAAGGCCATCGCTGCCCCCATCAGCCTCTTCCAGGAC TACCAGACAGTCACTCATAACAAGAATGGCTTCAGACTGGGCATGAAGTTGGAAGGCATCGACCCTCAGCACCCGAGCATGTACTTCATCCTCACTGTGGCCGAG GTGTGTGGCTACCGCCTACGTCTGCACTTTGATGGGTATTCCGAGTGCCATGACTTCTGGATCAATGCCAATTCCCCTGACATTCATCCGGCTGGCTGGTTCGAGAAGACGGGGCACAAGCTGCAGCCCCCCAAAG GTTACAAGGAGGAGGAGTTCAGCTGGAGCCAGTACCTGCGCAGCACAAGAGCCCAGGCTGCCCCCAAGCACCTGTTTGTGAGCCAGAGCCAC AGTCCCCCACCCCTGGGCTTCCAGGTGGGCATGAAGCTGGAGGCTGTGGACCGCATGAACCCGTCGCTCGTCTGCGTGGCCAGCGTGACAGACGTGGTGGACAGCCGCTTCCTGGTGCACTTTGACAACTGGGATGACACTTACGACTACTG GTGTGATTCCAGCAGCCCCTACATCCACCCGGTGGGCTGGTGCCAGAAGCAAGGAAAGCCCCTCACCCCTCCACAAG ACTACCCAGACCCTGACAGCttctgttgggagaaatatctggAAGAAACTGGTGCCTCTGCTGTGCCTGCCTGGGCCTTCAAGGTG CGACCCCCACACAGCTTCCTGGTCAACATGAAGCTGGAAGCCGTGGACCGCAGGAACCCAGCCCTAATTCGTGTGGCCAGCGTGGAGGATGTGGAGGATCATCGGATAAAG CTCCACTTTGATGGCTGGAGTCACGCCTATGACTTCTGGATTGATGCTGACCACCCTGACATCCACCCGGCAGGCTGGTGCTCCAAGACGGGACATCCCCTGCAGCCTCCTCTCC AACCCAGAGAGCCCAGTGCTGCCTCCCCCACGGGCTGTCCCCCTCTCAGCTATCGGAGCCTGCCACACACCAGGACCTCCAAGTACAGCTTTCACCACCG GAAGTGCCCCACTCCTGGTTGTGATGGCTCTGGCCACGTCACCGGCAAGTTCACAGCTCACCACTGCCTCTCGGGTTGCCCCCTGGCCGAGAGGAACCAGAGCCGGCTGAAGGCAGAGCTGTCGGACACGGAGGCCTCAGCCCGTAAGAGGAACCTCTCGGGCTTCTCCCTAAGGAAGAAGCCTCGCCATCACGGCCGGTGTGGAGGGCAAGGGTGCGGGGCCTCAAGTCCTCCGAGGCCAGAGCAGGCGCTGAGTCCCTGCCATGGGCCCGGCTCCTCTCTCTCCAGGATCGGGCGCCCTCCAAAGTACCGGAAGATCCCACAGGAAGGTTTTCCAA CGCTGACCACCGACGTCACACACCAGTCCCTCTTCATGTCGGCCCTGTCGGCCCACCCCGACCGTTCGCTGTCCGTGTGCTGGGAGCAGCACTGCAAGCTCCTGCCCGGCGTGGCAGGCATCTCGGCCTCAACAGTCGCCAAGTGGACCATCGATGAG GTCTTCGGCTTTGTTCAGACCCTGACAGGTTGTGAGGACCAAGCGCGGCTCTTCAAGGATGAG GCGGACATTGTGAAGATCATGAGCGTCAAGCTGGGCCCAGCCTTGAAGATCTATAACGCCATTCTCATGTTCAAAAACGCCGACGACACCTTAAAGTGA
- the L3MBTL1 gene encoding lethal(3)malignant brain tumor-like protein 1 isoform X5: MEGHAEMEMLRTLKGPSTGEVSVHLVARDSPGSGSHLPTAAFIIPASSAALGLPSSALDVSCFPREPMHVGTPERAAGSVPVTATVLPQLSTGPAASPSASTVRLLEWTEAAAPPSGSGLRFRISEYAPPNMVGAEQPPSPQLRREGVAEYEDGEAPAGGGGADPQQQADLPQDPPEGPPQDPPEDDGTCPCQACGPQQGAGPDPSSSNDGCPQRFQERSVIVENSSGQNNCTSASELLKPVKKRKHREYQSPSEDESEPEAMEKQEEGKDPEGQPTTNTLESEEWNSSQPASEEKKPGWSWESYLEEQKAIAAPISLFQDYQTVTHNKNGFRLGMKLEGIDPQHPSMYFILTVAEVCGYRLRLHFDGYSECHDFWINANSPDIHPAGWFEKTGHKLQPPKGYKEEEFSWSQYLRSTRAQAAPKHLFVSQSHSPPPLGFQVGMKLEAVDRMNPSLVCVASVTDVVDSRFLVHFDNWDDTYDYWCDSSSPYIHPVGWCQKQGKPLTPPQDYPDPDSFCWEKYLEETGASAVPAWAFKVRPPHSFLVNMKLEAVDRRNPALIRVASVEDVEDHRIKLHFDGWSHAYDFWIDADHPDIHPAGWCSKTGHPLQPPLQPREPSAASPTGCPPLSYRSLPHTRTSKYSFHHRKCPTPGCDGSGHVTGKFTAHHCLSGCPLAERNQSRLKAELSDTEASARKRNLSGFSLRKKPRHHGRCGGQGCGASSPPRPEQALSPCHGPGSSLSRIGRPPKYRKIPQEGFPTLTTDVTHQSLFMSALSAHPDRSLSVCWEQHCKLLPGVAGISASTVAKWTIDEVFGFVQTLTGCEDQARLFKDEVL, from the exons GGCCGCCCTGGGTCTGCCCAGCAGTGCCCTGGATGTGTCCTGCTTTCCGCGGGAGCCGATGCACGTGGGCACCCCGGAGCGAGCGGCCGGCAGCGTACCTGTCACAGCCACAGTTCTGCCGCAGTTAAGCACCGGGCCGGCGGCCAGCCCCAGCGCCAGCACAGTGCGGCTCTTGGAGTGGACCGAGGCCGCAGCCCCGCCTTCGGGGAGTGGCCTGCGG TTCCGGATAAGCGAGTACGCGCCGCCGAACATGGTGGGAGCAGAGCAACCCCCAAGCCCACAGCTACGGCGGGAAGGTGTGGCCGAGTACGAAGATGGCGAGGCCCCGGCGGGGGGTGGCGGCGCGGACCCCCAACAGCAGG CGGACCTCCCCCAGGACCCTCCGGAAGGTCCGCCTCAAGACCCACCAGAGGATGATGGCACCTGCCCATGCCAGGCTTGTGGGCCTCAGCAAGGCGCTGGTCCAGATCCTAGTTCCTCCAATGATGGCTGCCCTCAGCGCTTCCAGGAGCG GTCAGTCATAGTGGAGAACTCCTCAGGCCAGAACAACTGCACCAGCGCTTCTGAGCTCCTCAAACCCGTGAAGAAGAGGAAGCACAGGGAATATCAGAGCCCATCCGAGGATGAATCTGAGCCAGAGGCCATG GAGAagcaagaagaaggaaaggatcCAGAGGGACAACCTACCACTAACACCCTAGAAAGTGAGGAATGGAACAGCAGCCAGCCTG CCTCAGAGGAGAAGAAACCAGGCTGGTCGTGGGAATCCTACCTTGAGGAGCAGAAGGCCATCGCTGCCCCCATCAGCCTCTTCCAGGAC TACCAGACAGTCACTCATAACAAGAATGGCTTCAGACTGGGCATGAAGTTGGAAGGCATCGACCCTCAGCACCCGAGCATGTACTTCATCCTCACTGTGGCCGAG GTGTGTGGCTACCGCCTACGTCTGCACTTTGATGGGTATTCCGAGTGCCATGACTTCTGGATCAATGCCAATTCCCCTGACATTCATCCGGCTGGCTGGTTCGAGAAGACGGGGCACAAGCTGCAGCCCCCCAAAG GTTACAAGGAGGAGGAGTTCAGCTGGAGCCAGTACCTGCGCAGCACAAGAGCCCAGGCTGCCCCCAAGCACCTGTTTGTGAGCCAGAGCCAC AGTCCCCCACCCCTGGGCTTCCAGGTGGGCATGAAGCTGGAGGCTGTGGACCGCATGAACCCGTCGCTCGTCTGCGTGGCCAGCGTGACAGACGTGGTGGACAGCCGCTTCCTGGTGCACTTTGACAACTGGGATGACACTTACGACTACTG GTGTGATTCCAGCAGCCCCTACATCCACCCGGTGGGCTGGTGCCAGAAGCAAGGAAAGCCCCTCACCCCTCCACAAG ACTACCCAGACCCTGACAGCttctgttgggagaaatatctggAAGAAACTGGTGCCTCTGCTGTGCCTGCCTGGGCCTTCAAGGTG CGACCCCCACACAGCTTCCTGGTCAACATGAAGCTGGAAGCCGTGGACCGCAGGAACCCAGCCCTAATTCGTGTGGCCAGCGTGGAGGATGTGGAGGATCATCGGATAAAG CTCCACTTTGATGGCTGGAGTCACGCCTATGACTTCTGGATTGATGCTGACCACCCTGACATCCACCCGGCAGGCTGGTGCTCCAAGACGGGACATCCCCTGCAGCCTCCTCTCC AACCCAGAGAGCCCAGTGCTGCCTCCCCCACGGGCTGTCCCCCTCTCAGCTATCGGAGCCTGCCACACACCAGGACCTCCAAGTACAGCTTTCACCACCG GAAGTGCCCCACTCCTGGTTGTGATGGCTCTGGCCACGTCACCGGCAAGTTCACAGCTCACCACTGCCTCTCGGGTTGCCCCCTGGCCGAGAGGAACCAGAGCCGGCTGAAGGCAGAGCTGTCGGACACGGAGGCCTCAGCCCGTAAGAGGAACCTCTCGGGCTTCTCCCTAAGGAAGAAGCCTCGCCATCACGGCCGGTGTGGAGGGCAAGGGTGCGGGGCCTCAAGTCCTCCGAGGCCAGAGCAGGCGCTGAGTCCCTGCCATGGGCCCGGCTCCTCTCTCTCCAGGATCGGGCGCCCTCCAAAGTACCGGAAGATCCCACAGGAAGGTTTTCCAA CGCTGACCACCGACGTCACACACCAGTCCCTCTTCATGTCGGCCCTGTCGGCCCACCCCGACCGTTCGCTGTCCGTGTGCTGGGAGCAGCACTGCAAGCTCCTGCCCGGCGTGGCAGGCATCTCGGCCTCAACAGTCGCCAAGTGGACCATCGATGAG GTCTTCGGCTTTGTTCAGACCCTGACAGGTTGTGAGGACCAAGCGCGGCTCTTCAAGGATGAG GTTTTGTGA
- the L3MBTL1 gene encoding lethal(3)malignant brain tumor-like protein 1 isoform X2 translates to MEGHAEMEMLRTLKGPSTGEVSVHLVARDSPGSGSHLPTAAFIIPASSAALGLPSSALDVSCFPREPMHVGTPERAAGSVPVTATVLPQLSTGPAASPSASTVRLLEWTEAAAPPSGSGLRFRISEYAPPNMVGAEQPPSPQLRREGVAEYEDGEAPAGGGGADPQQQADLPQDPPEGPPQDPPEDDGTCPCQACGPQQGAGPDPSSSNDGCPQRFQERSVIVENSSGQNNCTSASELLKPVKKRKHREYQSPSEDESEPEAMEKQEEGKDPEGQPTTNTLESEEWNSSQPASEEKKPGWSWESYLEEQKAIAAPISLFQDYQTVTHNKNGFRLGMKLEGIDPQHPSMYFILTVAEVCGYRLRLHFDGYSECHDFWINANSPDIHPAGWFEKTGHKLQPPKGYKEEEFSWSQYLRSTRAQAAPKHLFVSQSHSPPPLGFQVGMKLEAVDRMNPSLVCVASVTDVVDSRFLVHFDNWDDTYDYWCDSSSPYIHPVGWCQKQGKPLTPPQDYPDPDSFCWEKYLEETGASAVPAWAFKVRPPHSFLVNMKLEAVDRRNPALIRVASVEDVEDHRIKLHFDGWSHAYDFWIDADHPDIHPAGWCSKTGHPLQPPLQPREPSAASPTGCPPLSYRSLPHTRTSKYSFHHRKCPTPGCDGSGHVTGKFTAHHCLSGCPLAERNQSRLKAELSDTEASARKRNLSGFSLRKKPRHHGRCGGQGCGASSPPRPEQALSPCHGPGSSLSRIGRPPKYRKIPQEGFPTLTTDVTHQSLFMSALSAHPDRSLSVCWEQHCKLLPGVAGISASTVAKWTIDEVFGFVQTLTGCEDQARLFKDEEASLYPGPAWPVSSSTLGRWSSRAPLHLSACLPGS, encoded by the exons GGCCGCCCTGGGTCTGCCCAGCAGTGCCCTGGATGTGTCCTGCTTTCCGCGGGAGCCGATGCACGTGGGCACCCCGGAGCGAGCGGCCGGCAGCGTACCTGTCACAGCCACAGTTCTGCCGCAGTTAAGCACCGGGCCGGCGGCCAGCCCCAGCGCCAGCACAGTGCGGCTCTTGGAGTGGACCGAGGCCGCAGCCCCGCCTTCGGGGAGTGGCCTGCGG TTCCGGATAAGCGAGTACGCGCCGCCGAACATGGTGGGAGCAGAGCAACCCCCAAGCCCACAGCTACGGCGGGAAGGTGTGGCCGAGTACGAAGATGGCGAGGCCCCGGCGGGGGGTGGCGGCGCGGACCCCCAACAGCAGG CGGACCTCCCCCAGGACCCTCCGGAAGGTCCGCCTCAAGACCCACCAGAGGATGATGGCACCTGCCCATGCCAGGCTTGTGGGCCTCAGCAAGGCGCTGGTCCAGATCCTAGTTCCTCCAATGATGGCTGCCCTCAGCGCTTCCAGGAGCG GTCAGTCATAGTGGAGAACTCCTCAGGCCAGAACAACTGCACCAGCGCTTCTGAGCTCCTCAAACCCGTGAAGAAGAGGAAGCACAGGGAATATCAGAGCCCATCCGAGGATGAATCTGAGCCAGAGGCCATG GAGAagcaagaagaaggaaaggatcCAGAGGGACAACCTACCACTAACACCCTAGAAAGTGAGGAATGGAACAGCAGCCAGCCTG CCTCAGAGGAGAAGAAACCAGGCTGGTCGTGGGAATCCTACCTTGAGGAGCAGAAGGCCATCGCTGCCCCCATCAGCCTCTTCCAGGAC TACCAGACAGTCACTCATAACAAGAATGGCTTCAGACTGGGCATGAAGTTGGAAGGCATCGACCCTCAGCACCCGAGCATGTACTTCATCCTCACTGTGGCCGAG GTGTGTGGCTACCGCCTACGTCTGCACTTTGATGGGTATTCCGAGTGCCATGACTTCTGGATCAATGCCAATTCCCCTGACATTCATCCGGCTGGCTGGTTCGAGAAGACGGGGCACAAGCTGCAGCCCCCCAAAG GTTACAAGGAGGAGGAGTTCAGCTGGAGCCAGTACCTGCGCAGCACAAGAGCCCAGGCTGCCCCCAAGCACCTGTTTGTGAGCCAGAGCCAC AGTCCCCCACCCCTGGGCTTCCAGGTGGGCATGAAGCTGGAGGCTGTGGACCGCATGAACCCGTCGCTCGTCTGCGTGGCCAGCGTGACAGACGTGGTGGACAGCCGCTTCCTGGTGCACTTTGACAACTGGGATGACACTTACGACTACTG GTGTGATTCCAGCAGCCCCTACATCCACCCGGTGGGCTGGTGCCAGAAGCAAGGAAAGCCCCTCACCCCTCCACAAG ACTACCCAGACCCTGACAGCttctgttgggagaaatatctggAAGAAACTGGTGCCTCTGCTGTGCCTGCCTGGGCCTTCAAGGTG CGACCCCCACACAGCTTCCTGGTCAACATGAAGCTGGAAGCCGTGGACCGCAGGAACCCAGCCCTAATTCGTGTGGCCAGCGTGGAGGATGTGGAGGATCATCGGATAAAG CTCCACTTTGATGGCTGGAGTCACGCCTATGACTTCTGGATTGATGCTGACCACCCTGACATCCACCCGGCAGGCTGGTGCTCCAAGACGGGACATCCCCTGCAGCCTCCTCTCC AACCCAGAGAGCCCAGTGCTGCCTCCCCCACGGGCTGTCCCCCTCTCAGCTATCGGAGCCTGCCACACACCAGGACCTCCAAGTACAGCTTTCACCACCG GAAGTGCCCCACTCCTGGTTGTGATGGCTCTGGCCACGTCACCGGCAAGTTCACAGCTCACCACTGCCTCTCGGGTTGCCCCCTGGCCGAGAGGAACCAGAGCCGGCTGAAGGCAGAGCTGTCGGACACGGAGGCCTCAGCCCGTAAGAGGAACCTCTCGGGCTTCTCCCTAAGGAAGAAGCCTCGCCATCACGGCCGGTGTGGAGGGCAAGGGTGCGGGGCCTCAAGTCCTCCGAGGCCAGAGCAGGCGCTGAGTCCCTGCCATGGGCCCGGCTCCTCTCTCTCCAGGATCGGGCGCCCTCCAAAGTACCGGAAGATCCCACAGGAAGGTTTTCCAA CGCTGACCACCGACGTCACACACCAGTCCCTCTTCATGTCGGCCCTGTCGGCCCACCCCGACCGTTCGCTGTCCGTGTGCTGGGAGCAGCACTGCAAGCTCCTGCCCGGCGTGGCAGGCATCTCGGCCTCAACAGTCGCCAAGTGGACCATCGATGAG GTCTTCGGCTTTGTTCAGACCCTGACAGGTTGTGAGGACCAAGCGCGGCTCTTCAAGGATGAG GAAGCGTCTCTTTATCCAGGCCCAGCATGGCCAGTTTCTTCATCGACCCTTGGGCGGTGGTCCTCCCGAGCTCCTCTCCATCTGAGTGCTTGCCTTCCTGGTTCGTGA